The following proteins are co-located in the Streptomyces sp. NBC_00435 genome:
- a CDS encoding HipA family kinase, producing MLSEVIATRYVTPLREGGSLPGIVEADDLGTYVMKFTGAGQGRKTLVAEVICGRLAQRLGLRVPRLVQMQLDPVIGLGEPDQEVQELLKASGGLNLGMDYLPGSIGFDPLAYQVDPVEAGRVVWFDALINNVDRSWRNPNMLVWHGDVWLIDHGATMIWHHNWPTAQSAAAKPYNASDHVLAPAGPDIAAAAAELAPLVTRELLTEVAADVPDEWLVDEPGFDSTDALRRAYVEALLPRAATIHERITMEAEVKVRSGPPGWLADRLDPRPRKTKSGNE from the coding sequence ATGCTGTCCGAAGTGATCGCGACCCGTTACGTCACGCCCTTGCGTGAGGGCGGCTCGCTGCCGGGGATCGTCGAGGCCGACGATCTTGGCACCTACGTCATGAAATTCACCGGAGCCGGCCAGGGCCGCAAGACCCTGGTCGCCGAAGTCATCTGCGGCCGCCTCGCCCAACGGCTGGGGCTGCGCGTCCCGCGGCTGGTGCAGATGCAGCTCGACCCGGTCATCGGGCTCGGCGAGCCCGACCAGGAGGTCCAGGAGCTGCTCAAGGCCAGCGGCGGGCTGAACCTCGGGATGGACTACCTGCCCGGCTCGATCGGCTTCGACCCGCTCGCGTACCAGGTGGACCCCGTGGAGGCGGGCCGCGTGGTCTGGTTCGACGCCCTGATCAACAACGTCGACCGGTCCTGGCGCAATCCGAACATGCTGGTCTGGCACGGGGACGTCTGGCTCATCGACCACGGCGCCACGATGATCTGGCACCACAACTGGCCCACCGCGCAGAGCGCCGCCGCCAAGCCGTACAACGCCTCCGACCACGTGCTGGCCCCGGCAGGCCCGGACATCGCCGCCGCGGCCGCCGAGCTCGCGCCGCTCGTGACACGGGAGCTGCTGACCGAGGTCGCGGCCGACGTGCCCGACGAGTGGCTGGTCGACGAGCCCGGCTTCGACTCCACCGACGCGCTGCGGCGCGCCTATGTGGAGGCCCTGCTGCCGCGCGCCGCCACGATCCACGAGAGGATCACGATGGAGGCCGAGGTGAAGGTCCGGTCGGGTCCGCCCGGCTGGCTCGCCGACCGCCTCGACCCCCGGCCCCGGAAGACGAAGAGCGGCAACGAGTGA